TGTGAGGCAGCTTCCCACTGAAGGATCCTTCTCTTCAGTTCTgcctcctgtctgtctgtctgcctcctgTCCTGTCTCCTGGAGACAGTGGGCTCACGGCCGAGGAAGAAGCTCTGATGGTTCTGCTCTAGCTCCGCTGCTTGCTTTCCCTGCCCGCACCATCCAGTGTTGCCCATCAGGCTAGACAGTGGCAGCCCCCGTCCCCTGGGTGTCCTCACTGGAGCACATCCTGGCGGCAGAGCCTCCCCTGGCAGCTAGAGACACCCGACTGGGCTGGGCCTGCCGGTGGCTGAAGGGAACCCAGCCAGCACCTCACCCCGTCATTAGGGAAAGTTTAGCCCCAGGCAGACACGCTGACACACAGTCTGGAGCAGGCTCAGGAGGAAAAAATGTGTGGTCCTCGGGAGTGGGGTGTGGAAGAGTAGAGCCCCTTTGCTCTGTGCACCCATCACTGCGGTCCTCAGAGGCCCTGGGCAAGGCAGGCAGGAGAGTGGATGCTGTGGCTGCTTGTCTGGGGGGAGGGTTAAGATGCCACGTTTGCTGAGCAGGTGTGTGGCCAGGGGTGGCAGCTCACGTAAGAGGCCTTTGTGTTTTTCAGCACGTGGCATGCCTGGATGTCCCTGTCCTGGCGGTGGCATGGCGGGCCAGAGGCTCCTCTTCTTCACTGCTCTTGCCCTAGAGctcctgggaggggctgggggttccCAACCGGCCCTCCGGAGCCGGGGGCCTGCAGCTGCCTGTCGCCTGGACAACAAGGAAAGCGAATCCTGGGGGGCCTTGCTGAGCGGGGAGAGGCTGGACACCTGGATCTGCTCCCTCCTGGGCTCCCTTATGGTGGGGCTCAGTGGGGTCTTCCCACTGCTGGTGATTCCCTTGGAGATGGGGACAATGCTGCGCTCAGAAGGTAGGTGACCCTCCTCTGGTGCCCGAGGCAGCCAGCGGCGTGGAAAACAGGGCTGCTCTTCCCGGGAGAGCGGGGTCGCACATCGCAGGACGCAGCCTTCTGGAGTGGAGGGCAGGGACAGAGCACACAGTTTCCCACCTTGTTGAGACCAGGGTGGACCAGGCTCATTTGTTCcttcatttctgtatttatttgttctCAAAGAATAAAAGTCGGCAAACATTCACCAAGAAACAATATAGATTGTGGTTGGAAACATGGGTGCCAGGCCCCTTGGGTTCCAtgcctggctctgccactcaccAGCTGACTGGcattgggcaagttacttcacttTACGCTCCCAGCCTTAAAAATGGGGATCATACTGGTACCTGCCTCATACGTGCTActggggagaggaggctggagcACTTAGAAGGCTGCCTGGTGCTGGGGGAAGGGCGGCAGCTCCGAAGGCCCGGGGCTGCCCGTGTGCTGGAACAGAGCCCTGCCTCGCCATTAGTGCAGAAAAGCCTTTCCACCGAGGCCCCTGGGTCAGCCTTCCTGGAATACATGCGAGGCTGGTGGTGCCCCCCTCTGGGGAGGGGacctggggggtgagggggtttgCCCAGGCCAGGGCAAAGGCTCCTTTTTTGCACTGCAGATGTGTCTGTGCACTGATGGGGCACAAATGACATGTCATAATGAAAACTAAAGACTGGATGGGTATCTCCTAAAAATGCAGGtgcctgctgcccctcccaggaGTGCAGCGTAGCAGGTCTGGCCCCGGGCTCCAGGAATCTGGTGTTTCTGCCGCCTGCTAGGCTGGGGAACTGTTTGTTCAGCAGATGGTTATGAGCACATCTGTGGCCCACGGCAGGTTGAGGGCTGGCGCTACAGCCCTCGTGGGGCCTGCCAACATGGCCTGTGCATCATCCCAACCCCTCTTAGAGTGCTCCTGCGAGGTCAGCCGCGGGCGGTTAGCTCCATTTCACAAATGGGGAAACAAAGGCACCAAGGAGTTCTTTGACCAGGCTGAGGTCACACAACCTGGAAGTGGCAGCTTCCCCTGGGatcccactgaaccacccaagcggcctctgccttctgcaccCATTTCTCTGGATAGCCTCCTTCACGCACTTCCAACTCTTGATGCTGCAAGTCTGCAAAAGTCCCCCAGTCTCTGCCACCTTTCTGAGAGTAACAGCGGCTGAGAAGAGAAACACTCCCCCTAAAAAGGGCTTGCTGTGTGTATTGTCATTTAATTCCCATAAAGTCCCTATCATATAACAATCATCCTGGGtttagagatggggaaactgagtcccagaagTAATCTGCTCCCAAGCCCTGTCTCTTAACTACGAAGCCGCAGTGGTTCCACAGCCGTCCAGCGGGCTGTGATGTATTTCCTGCTGAGCACCCAGCTGGTGCTGGGCCTGGGGTGATGGGGGTGATCCAGGAAGGGCCGCAGGCCAAGTCCAGCCTTCTGGAAGCTTGCAGTCTGGTTGGAAAAACACAGCGCCCAGTAAGCTGGGTGGGGCAGAGGTCTGCCCAGGGGCTCTGGTAGGCCAGCTCGCAAGCCCCACATCTCCACATCTCCCTTTTGTAGCTGGGGCCCGCCGCCTGAAGCAGCTGCTCAGCTTTGCCTTGGGGGGACTTTTGGGCAATGTGTTTCTCCACCTGCTGCCCGAGGCATGGGCCTACACATGCAGTGCCAGCCCTGGTGAGTGAGGCCACAGTcagggggcaggagggcagaCGGAGCTGGTGCCCACGCCTAAGGTTGGCCTAGGCCCTCCTGCTCCGCCAGAATGACAGGGAGGGGGGATCTGGGGCCCACCTTCCCCACCAGCCAGTCCTGTCCCACTTCCCCTGTCACTGCCCCTGACGAGGTCCCATTCCAAATGGCCCCCCCTTCTGTGGCCCTGGCTTGGCCTGGCCTGTCAGTGCTGCCCCCTGCAGGTGGTGAGGGCCAGAGcctgcagcagcaacagcagctggGACTGTGGGTCATTGCTGGCTTCCTGACCTTTCTGGCATTGGAGAAGATGTTCCTGGACagcaaggagaaggaggggaccAGCCAGGTGAGCCCCAAACCCCGGGGCTTGGACAGGTCAGCCTCTGTTATGTGGTGGTGTGGGAACCTGGAGACCCAGGTTCTGAGTTGAACCCTGAAAAGAGGGTCTCTTCCCCATTCCCTTGGGGCTCTGGGAGGCCAGGCCAACTGGGAAGATCCGGGGAGTGATGATGTTGGCGCCTGCTGTGGCTTGTTCTCGTAAACTGGGAGCGACAGCAGCGTGGAAGGTGGTCAGTTGAGTCGGGGCACACAGCTGACTGGGCAAGAGAGAAGTCTAGCCAGGCTGAAGTACTgttccctgcctgtctctccatctctcactccCCTCCTGTGTCTACCCTGACCGAGTGGGGGAACATCTaatgcccctctccctccttctcctggcCCTAGGCCCCCAGCAAAGACCCCGCTGCTGCTGCCGTGCTCAGTGGAGGCCACTCTCTGGCCCAGCCGGCTGCAGAGCCCGGCGTGAGTGCCGTGGTCCGGACCATCAAAGTGAGTGGCCCACTCAGGGCCCCTTCCTCCTGCAGcggttccccaccccccaactggcAGGCCCAGCCGAACCCTGCCCGCCTGGGTCAGCCTGGCTTCCTCTTCCCTTGCGCAGGTCAGTGGCTATCTCAACCTGCTGGCCAACACCATAGACAACTTCACTCACGGGCTGGCTGTAGCTGCCAGCTTCCTTGTGAGCAAGAAGGTGAGTAGGGGTAGGGAGAGGTGGGCCCCACGCATTTCTGGTGGGAATGATGGTGCCTGCATTAACCAGTTGGCTCGGCCTCCAAAACAGGTCTCCAGTCCGTGCACTTCCCACTCCATCACCAACACCCTCATCCAGGCCCTGAGGGCTGCACGTGGCTGCCTTCTGTCTGAGCCACTGGGCTGTTCTTGTTGCGAATGCTCCTTGTTGGGATTACATACCTCTGCCAAGCTGCTAGGCTTGGGCCCTGCCTGCTTCTAGATGCTTCTCACccactccttccctctgccctctctgcctcctcttgaGCCGGCCTCACTCTTTCCCCTCTCCTGACCTCCACCTCACACTATTTCGTCTGACTGGAATGTTCCCCCCCCCAGTCTTTGAAATCCTGGCTCCTTATCCTTCAGGCCTCTGCTGACTTGCACGTCCTCAGAGAGGCCTCTGCTAACCCCTCATCTAAATGAGGCCCCTGTCACTTGTTCCCATGCCACGTGGTCCATTTCTTCCCCCACAGCACCTGGCACTGTGTAATCTTGTGGTTCTTTGTGTGTTCATTCAGTCCTCGCCTCCCCCCTCCAGACTGTTAGCTCTGTGAAGACAGGTTCCTTGTCTGCTGTGTTTCTAGTAGCTGAACGGTATCCAGCCAGAGCACCCAGCAGAGTAAATATTTGTAGACTGAGTGGACAAGTGGGTGCCTGGCCCTCGGCCCAGAACCCCACAGACTCCCTTCCCTGCAGATTGGGCTCCTGACCACCATGGCCATCCTTCTGCACGAGATCCCCCATGAGGTGTGTGCCAGAGGGTTTCCATGGCGGCAGTGTGGGCGTGGGGCTTCGGAGAGGGATTTGGGCTGGGAAGCCCTGAGTGGCAGCCTTGCGGGGGGCTGGGCTTCGGAGGCCTAGAGCTGCTCAGCCCACCAGGCTGCAGCCACCATCTCAGCTGTGCTCCGGCCTCTGGGGCAGGGGGGGCAGGGAATGGGGTCCCAGCCTAGGGGATGCGGGCTGGGGGGCCCAGCAGCAGGGCTGGTGCAGGGGGCTCGGTGTGCAGGTCCGTACCCGACCCCCTGGGGCCCAGAGTGATCATCTGGACCTCCCCTCAGGTGGGCGACTTTGCCATCCTGCTCCGGGCCGGCTTTGACCGATGGAGCGCAGCCAAGCTGCAGCTCTCGACGGCACTGGGGGGCCTGCTGGGCGCCTGCTTCGCCATCTGTACGCAGTCCCCCAAGGGAGTAGGTACGGGCGTGGTGGGTGGCGGTGGCAGGTGGTGGTCAGCGGAGGGGCCCCAGCCAGAGGGCATAGCTGCCCCATCCCAGTGTCCAGGCCAGGATCCGCCCCAGGTCTCCCCTGTGGGAGTGGGTGTGGTGCACACAGCTCCCCTGGGCTCCCAGCCATCAGGACTTTTCCTTCCACTGCAGAAGAGACTGTGGCCTGGATCCTGCCCTTCACCTCTGGCGGCTTTCTCTACATCGCCCTGGTGAACGTGCTGCCtgacctcttggaggaagatgaccCGTGGTGAG
The genomic region above belongs to Neovison vison isolate M4711 chromosome 7, ASM_NN_V1, whole genome shotgun sequence and contains:
- the SLC39A13 gene encoding zinc transporter ZIP13 isoform X4; protein product: MPGCPCPGGGMAGQRLLFFTALALELLGGAGGSQPALRSRGPAAACRLDNKESESWGALLSGERLDTWICSLLGSLMVGLSGVFPLLVIPLEMGTMLRSEAGARRLKQLLSFALGGLLGNVFLHLLPEAWAYTCSASPVLPPAGGEGQSLQQQQQLGLWVIAGFLTFLALEKMFLDSKEKEGTSQAPSKDPAAAAVLSGGHSLAQPAAEPGVSAVVRTIKVSGYLNLLANTIDNFTHGLAVAASFLVSKKIGLLTTMAILLHEIPHEVGDFAILLRAGFDRWSAAKLQLSTALGGLLGACFAICTQSPKGKRLWPGSCPSPLAAFSTSPW
- the SLC39A13 gene encoding zinc transporter ZIP13 isoform X6 — translated: MPGCPCPGGGMAGQRLLFFTALALELLGGAGGSQPALRSRGPAAACRLDNKESESWGALLSGERLDTWICSLLGSLMVGLSGVFPLLVIPLEMGTMLRSEAGARRLKQLLSFALGGLLGNVFLHLLPEAWAYTCSASPGGEGQSLQQQQQLGLWVIAGFLTFLALEKMFLDSKEKEGTSQAPSKDPAAAAVLSGGHSLAQPAAEPGVSAVVRTIKVSGYLNLLANTIDNFTHGLAVAASFLVSKKIGLLTTMAILLHEIPHEVGDFAILLRAGFDRWSAAKLQLSTALGGLLGACFAICTQSPKGKRLWPGSCPSPLAAFSTSPW
- the SLC39A13 gene encoding zinc transporter ZIP13 isoform X1, whose protein sequence is MPGCPCPGGGMAGQRLLFFTALALELLGGAGGSQPALRSRGPAAACRLDNKESESWGALLSGERLDTWICSLLGSLMVGLSGVFPLLVIPLEMGTMLRSEAGARRLKQLLSFALGGLLGNVFLHLLPEAWAYTCSASPVLPPAGGEGQSLQQQQQLGLWVIAGFLTFLALEKMFLDSKEKEGTSQAPSKDPAAAAVLSGGHSLAQPAAEPGVSAVVRTIKVSGYLNLLANTIDNFTHGLAVAASFLVSKKIGLLTTMAILLHEIPHEVGDFAILLRAGFDRWSAAKLQLSTALGGLLGACFAICTQSPKGVEETVAWILPFTSGGFLYIALVNVLPDLLEEDDPWRSLQQVLLLCTGIVVMVLFSLFVE
- the SLC39A13 gene encoding zinc transporter ZIP13 isoform X3 — its product is MPGCPCPGGGMAGQRLLFFTALALELLGGAGGSQPALRSRGPAAACRLDNKESESWGALLSGERLDTWICSLLGSLMVGLSGVFPLLVIPLEMGTMLRSEAGARRLKQLLSFALGGLLGNVFLHLLPEAWAYTCSASPVLPPAGGEGQSLQQQQQLGLWVIAGFLTFLALEKMFLDSKEKEGTSQVSGYLNLLANTIDNFTHGLAVAASFLVSKKIGLLTTMAILLHEIPHEVGDFAILLRAGFDRWSAAKLQLSTALGGLLGACFAICTQSPKGVEETVAWILPFTSGGFLYIALVNVLPDLLEEDDPWRSLQQVLLLCTGIVVMVLFSLFVE
- the SLC39A13 gene encoding zinc transporter ZIP13 isoform X2, with the protein product MPGCPCPGGGMAGQRLLFFTALALELLGGAGGSQPALRSRGPAAACRLDNKESESWGALLSGERLDTWICSLLGSLMVGLSGVFPLLVIPLEMGTMLRSEAGARRLKQLLSFALGGLLGNVFLHLLPEAWAYTCSASPGGEGQSLQQQQQLGLWVIAGFLTFLALEKMFLDSKEKEGTSQAPSKDPAAAAVLSGGHSLAQPAAEPGVSAVVRTIKVSGYLNLLANTIDNFTHGLAVAASFLVSKKIGLLTTMAILLHEIPHEVGDFAILLRAGFDRWSAAKLQLSTALGGLLGACFAICTQSPKGVEETVAWILPFTSGGFLYIALVNVLPDLLEEDDPWRSLQQVLLLCTGIVVMVLFSLFVE
- the SLC39A13 gene encoding zinc transporter ZIP13 isoform X5, translating into MPGCPCPGGGMAGQRLLFFTALALELLGGAGGSQPALRSRGPAAACRLDNKESESWGALLSGERLDTWICSLLGSLMVGLSGVFPLLVIPLEMGTMLRSEAGARRLKQLLSFALGGLLGNVFLHLLPEAWAYTCSASPGGEGQSLQQQQQLGLWVIAGFLTFLALEKMFLDSKEKEGTSQVSGYLNLLANTIDNFTHGLAVAASFLVSKKIGLLTTMAILLHEIPHEVGDFAILLRAGFDRWSAAKLQLSTALGGLLGACFAICTQSPKGVEETVAWILPFTSGGFLYIALVNVLPDLLEEDDPWRSLQQVLLLCTGIVVMVLFSLFVE